Proteins encoded in a region of the Panthera tigris isolate Pti1 chromosome B2, P.tigris_Pti1_mat1.1, whole genome shotgun sequence genome:
- the CLPS gene encoding colipase isoform X1 produces the protein MEKVLVLLLVALAVAYAVPDPRGIIIHLEDGELCLNSLQCKSKCCHRSTGLSLARCAPKASENSECSAKTLYGVYYKCPCERGLTCEVDKTIVGSITNTNFGFCHDAGRSRE, from the exons ATGGAGAAGGTCCTCGTCCTTCTGCTGGTTGCCCTCGCAGTGGCCTATGCGGTGCCTGACCCTCGGGGAATCATTATCCACCTG GAAGACGGCGAGCTCTGCCTGAACAGCCTTCAATGCAAGAGCAAGTGCTGCCACCGTAGCACGGGGCTGAGCCTGGCCCGCTGCGCACCCAAGGCCAGTGAGAACAGCGAGTGTTCTGCCAAG ACACTCTATGGGGTTTACTACAAGTGTCCCTGTGAACGGGGCCTGACCTGTGAGGTTGACAAGACCATCGTGGGCTCCATCACCAATACCAACTTTGGCTTCTGCCACGATGCTGGACGCTCCCGGGAGTAA
- the CLPSL2 gene encoding colipase-like protein 2 produces MLRPMATAFLLLMGVLLPYQGEFWPFNKKKFMKMNGAECSHHSECVSDCCLMDLNNRGALCAPKARVARLCLPQTKGSINIICPCQWGLKCISKDPTCSRRCHLI; encoded by the exons ATGCTCAGGCCCATGGCCACAGCCTTCTTGCTCCTCATGGGGGTCCTGCTCCCTTACCAGGGTGAGTTCTGGCCCTTTAACAAGAAGAAGTTCATGAAG ATGAATGGGGCTGAGTGCTCCCACCACTCTGAGTGTGTCAGTGACTGCTGCCTGATGGACCTGAACAACAGGGGTGCTCTCTGTGCCCCCAAGGCCAGAGTAGCCAGGCTGTGCTTGCCCCAG ACCAAGGGAAGCATCAACATCATATGCCCCTGCCAGTGGGGCTTGAAGTGCATCTCCAAGGACCCGACCTGTTCCCGCCGGTGCCATTTGATTTAG
- the CLPS gene encoding colipase isoform X2, protein MEKVLVLLLVALAVAYAVPDPRGIIIHLTLYGVYYKCPCERGLTCEVDKTIVGSITNTNFGFCHDAGRSRE, encoded by the exons ATGGAGAAGGTCCTCGTCCTTCTGCTGGTTGCCCTCGCAGTGGCCTATGCGGTGCCTGACCCTCGGGGAATCATTATCCACCTG ACACTCTATGGGGTTTACTACAAGTGTCCCTGTGAACGGGGCCTGACCTGTGAGGTTGACAAGACCATCGTGGGCTCCATCACCAATACCAACTTTGGCTTCTGCCACGATGCTGGACGCTCCCGGGAGTAA